In a genomic window of Flavobacterium lipolyticum:
- a CDS encoding HAL/PAL/TAL family ammonia-lyase — MNTINEYLSLAEFESIIFGNNKVVISDIVLNRVNESFNFLKEFSGNKVIYGVNTGFGPMAQYRIKESDQIQLQYNLIRSHSSGTGKPLSPVCAKAAILARLNTLSLGNSGVHPSVIHLMAELINKDITPLIFEHGGVGASGDLVQLSHLALVLIGEGEVFYKGDRRPTAEVFEIEGLKPIQVEIREGLALINGTSVMTGIGVVNVHLAKKLLDWSLKCSCAINELVQAYDDHFSEELNQTKRHKGQQEVASRMRQNLSDSTLIRKREDHLYSGENTEEIFKEKVQEYYSLRCVPQILGPVLETINNVASILEDEFNSANDNPIIDVKNKHVYHGGNFHGDYISLEMDKLKIVITKLTMLAERQLNYLLNSKINEILPPFVNLGTLGFNFGMQGVQFTATSTTAESQMLSNPMYVHSIPNNNDNQDIVSMGTNAAVITSKVIENSFEVLGIEMITIVQAIDYLGQKDKISSVTKKWYDDVRNIIPEFKEDQVMYPFVQKVKDYLIHS, encoded by the coding sequence ATGAACACAATTAATGAATATTTAAGTTTAGCAGAATTCGAGTCTATTATTTTTGGAAATAATAAAGTTGTCATCAGCGATATTGTTTTAAACAGAGTGAATGAAAGCTTCAATTTCCTAAAAGAATTTTCAGGAAACAAAGTAATATATGGTGTCAACACTGGTTTCGGACCAATGGCACAATATAGAATTAAAGAATCTGATCAAATACAATTACAATACAATTTAATCCGAAGCCACTCTTCAGGAACGGGAAAACCTTTAAGCCCCGTTTGTGCGAAAGCAGCAATTTTGGCTCGTTTAAACACTTTATCATTAGGTAATTCAGGGGTTCATCCTTCTGTAATTCACCTGATGGCAGAACTGATCAACAAAGACATTACTCCTCTTATTTTTGAGCATGGCGGTGTAGGTGCCAGCGGAGATTTAGTACAATTATCACACTTAGCTTTGGTTTTAATTGGCGAAGGCGAAGTTTTTTATAAAGGAGACCGAAGACCAACTGCTGAAGTTTTCGAAATTGAAGGTTTAAAACCTATTCAGGTAGAAATCAGAGAAGGTCTGGCTTTAATCAACGGAACTTCGGTAATGACCGGAATTGGAGTTGTAAATGTACATCTTGCCAAAAAATTATTAGACTGGTCTTTAAAATGTTCCTGCGCAATCAACGAATTGGTTCAGGCCTACGACGATCATTTCTCTGAAGAATTAAACCAAACCAAACGTCATAAAGGACAACAGGAAGTAGCCTCAAGAATGAGACAAAATCTTTCAGACAGTACCTTGATCCGTAAAAGAGAAGATCACTTATATTCCGGAGAAAACACCGAAGAAATCTTCAAAGAAAAAGTTCAGGAATACTATTCTTTGCGTTGTGTTCCTCAAATTTTAGGACCGGTTTTAGAAACTATAAACAATGTCGCTTCAATTCTTGAAGACGAATTTAACTCGGCAAATGACAATCCTATTATAGATGTAAAAAACAAACACGTTTATCACGGAGGAAATTTCCACGGCGATTATATCTCGCTTGAAATGGATAAACTAAAAATTGTTATTACCAAATTAACGATGTTGGCTGAACGTCAGCTGAATTATTTACTGAATTCAAAAATCAACGAAATCCTTCCTCCGTTTGTTAACTTAGGAACTTTAGGATTCAATTTCGGAATGCAGGGGGTTCAGTTTACCGCTACCTCAACCACTGCCGAAAGCCAAATGTTATCTAACCCAATGTACGTTCACAGCATCCCGAACAACAACGACAATCAGGACATTGTAAGTATGGGAACCAATGCTGCCGTTATTACTTCAAAAGTAATCGAAAATTCCTTTGAAGTTTTAGGTATCGAAATGATCACCATCGTTCAGGCTATTGATTATTTAGGACAAAAAGATAAAATTTCATCCGTTACCAAAAAATGGTACGACGATGTTCGAAACATTATTCCTGAATTTAAAGAAGATCAGGTGATGTATCCTTTTGTTCAAAAAGTAAAAGATTACCTGATTCACAGTTAA
- a CDS encoding NAD(P)/FAD-dependent oxidoreductase — translation MIKEFVDVLVIGAGPSGCVSASYLHKNNIKIKVVEKTKFPRLVVGESLIPRVMDHFAKAELFESLDAMNFEKKLGARFIRGEEICVFDFSKKFGEGWDWTWQVPRADFDNTMAQEVIRKGIDLEFETEVLEVSFEGKNSKTIVKDKDGNLKEIHAKFIIDSSGYGRVLPRLLDLDTPSKLDPHSSIFTHVKDINREEGEEGTQISFDILETEVWLWVIPFSNGNTSLGVVGPTDFINSLSENKDNAEALRNAIQKSDYYIKRFKGTEFLFEPVKLENYSRAVKRMYGDGFALTGNSSEFLDPVFSSGVAFATESGMLAAKLYLKESQGIEVDWETEFTGYMKRGIAVFTTYVQEWYTGNLQTLFFHQPENPDVKEKICSVLAGYVWNEENPFVKKHDHVIKNMAYLLNMQKEQSPE, via the coding sequence ATGATAAAGGAGTTTGTTGATGTTTTAGTCATTGGCGCAGGACCATCAGGATGTGTCTCGGCATCGTATCTTCACAAAAACAACATTAAGATAAAAGTAGTTGAAAAAACAAAATTTCCAAGACTTGTAGTAGGGGAAAGTCTTATCCCTCGAGTAATGGATCATTTTGCTAAGGCTGAGCTTTTTGAGAGTTTGGATGCGATGAATTTTGAGAAAAAACTTGGCGCTCGTTTTATCAGAGGAGAAGAAATTTGTGTTTTTGATTTCAGTAAAAAATTTGGTGAAGGCTGGGACTGGACCTGGCAGGTACCGCGAGCTGATTTTGACAACACCATGGCGCAGGAAGTGATTAGAAAAGGAATTGATCTGGAATTTGAAACAGAGGTTCTGGAGGTTTCTTTTGAGGGTAAAAACTCTAAAACAATTGTAAAAGATAAGGATGGAAACCTAAAAGAAATACACGCTAAATTCATTATTGATTCCAGTGGATACGGCCGTGTTTTACCAAGACTTTTAGACTTGGATACCCCGTCAAAACTAGATCCGCATTCTTCGATATTTACACATGTAAAAGATATTAACAGAGAAGAAGGAGAAGAGGGAACCCAAATTTCCTTTGATATTCTGGAAACCGAAGTTTGGTTATGGGTAATTCCTTTCTCCAACGGAAATACGAGTCTGGGGGTTGTAGGACCAACCGATTTTATTAATTCACTTTCAGAAAATAAAGATAATGCCGAGGCTTTAAGGAATGCGATTCAGAAATCGGATTATTATATTAAAAGATTTAAAGGAACCGAATTTTTATTTGAGCCGGTAAAATTGGAGAATTATTCAAGAGCGGTAAAAAGAATGTACGGTGATGGTTTTGCCTTAACAGGAAACAGTTCTGAATTTTTAGATCCGGTATTTTCTTCTGGAGTGGCCTTTGCAACCGAATCCGGAATGCTGGCGGCCAAATTGTACCTTAAAGAATCTCAGGGAATCGAAGTGGATTGGGAAACAGAATTCACCGGATATATGAAAAGGGGGATAGCTGTTTTTACCACATATGTACAGGAATGGTACACCGGGAATCTTCAGACTTTGTTTTTTCATCAGCCGGAAAATCCGGATGTGAAAGAAAAGATTTGTTCGGTATTGGCGGGATATGTCTGGAACGAAGAAAATCCTTTTGTGAAGAAACACGATCATGTAATTAAAAATATGGCGTATTTACTCAATATGCAAAAAGAACAAAGCCCTGAATAA